The Bacteroidota bacterium genome has a window encoding:
- the sufC gene encoding Fe-S cluster assembly ATPase SufC, giving the protein MLTIKNLHASIEGKEILHGLSLEVKPGEVHAIMGPNGSGKSTLASVLAGREEYEVTGGSVSLKGENLLELSPEDRARKGVFLAFQYPVEIPGVSNANFLKTAVNEVRKARGQNPLDSKDFIALMKEKMALVEMDKAMTQRSVNEGFSGGEKKRNEIFQMAMLEPSLCLLDETDSGLDIDALRIVANGVNALRSPERSFVVITHYQRLLDYIVPDVVHVLYKGRIVKSGPKELALELEAKGYDWIKEEVSAGV; this is encoded by the coding sequence ATGCTAACGATAAAAAACCTCCACGCTTCCATCGAAGGAAAAGAGATTCTGCACGGACTTTCTTTGGAAGTTAAGCCTGGAGAAGTCCATGCAATCATGGGGCCGAATGGTTCCGGTAAGAGTACGCTTGCTTCCGTATTGGCGGGACGCGAAGAGTATGAAGTGACCGGCGGCTCGGTCAGTCTGAAGGGCGAGAACCTGCTGGAACTTTCTCCGGAGGACCGTGCGCGCAAGGGCGTCTTCCTCGCATTCCAGTATCCTGTCGAGATACCGGGTGTCAGCAACGCGAATTTCCTGAAAACCGCTGTGAATGAAGTGCGGAAAGCGCGCGGACAAAACCCGCTTGACTCCAAGGACTTCATCGCGCTGATGAAGGAGAAGATGGCCCTTGTGGAAATGGACAAGGCGATGACCCAGCGGTCCGTGAACGAGGGCTTCAGCGGCGGAGAAAAGAAGCGTAACGAAATCTTCCAGATGGCCATGCTGGAACCTTCGCTGTGCCTGCTCGACGAAACGGATTCCGGGCTCGACATCGACGCCCTGCGGATCGTCGCCAATGGCGTGAACGCCCTGCGATCTCCCGAACGTTCCTTTGTAGTCATTACCCATTACCAGCGATTGCTGGATTATATCGTGCCCGACGTCGTGCATGTCCTGTACAAAGGCCGCATTGTAAAATCGGGTCCGAAGGAACTCGCCCTTGAGCTCGAAGCCAAGGGTTACGACTGGATCAAAGAAGAAGTGTCGGCAGGAGTCTGA
- a CDS encoding four helix bundle protein: MATIERFEDLKIWQEARVLANLTYRVSSLSNFQKDFVLRDQVRRAVVSILSNIAEGFERNSPKEFVHFLSMAKGSAGELRAQLYLSFDQNYIDKKEFKELYDKVTTISKMLSGLMSYLQNANLRKKNYQVTEPEALYQRIIKQRIKVNNP, from the coding sequence ATGGCTACTATTGAGCGGTTTGAGGATCTGAAAATTTGGCAGGAAGCACGTGTGTTGGCCAACCTGACTTATAGGGTATCCTCTTTATCAAATTTCCAAAAAGATTTTGTTCTGCGGGATCAGGTCAGACGAGCAGTAGTCTCCATTCTGTCAAACATAGCAGAGGGGTTCGAGCGCAATAGCCCGAAAGAGTTCGTCCATTTTCTTTCCATGGCGAAAGGAAGTGCTGGAGAACTCAGAGCACAACTTTATTTGTCATTCGACCAGAATTACATCGATAAAAAAGAATTCAAGGAACTATACGATAAAGTCACCACGATAAGCAAGATGCTTTCCGGTTTGATGAGCTATCTTCAAAACGCCAACCTTCGAAAGAAGAACTACCAGGTAACTGAACCTGAAGCACTATATCAAAGGATCATCAAGCAAAGAATCAAGGTCAATAATCCGTGA
- the sufB gene encoding Fe-S cluster assembly protein SufB produces the protein MSDDQKILDDLAQSEYKWGFVSNIESETAPKGLSEDIVRFISMKKNEPEWLLEWRLKAFRHWQTMVEPTWPNVHYPTIDFQDIIYYSAPKQKKQLNSLDELDPEIKSTFDKLGISLEEQKRLAGVAVDAVIDSVSVKTTFRETLAELGIVFCSFSEAVHDYPELIKKYLGSVVPHTDNFYAALNSAVFSDGSFCYIPKGVRCPMELSTYFRINAAGTGQFERTLIVADEGAYVSYLEGCTAPMRDENQLHAAVVEIYAHRDAQVKYSTVQNWYPGDKEGRGGIYNFVTKRGLCAEANAKISWTQVETGSAITWKYPSVILKGDNSIGEFYSVAVTNNYQQADTGTKMIHLGKNTRSTIVSKGISGGRSQNSYRGLVKISKKADNARNFSQCDSLLLGDRCGAHTFPYLEVHNKNAKVEHEATTSKVGEDQIFYCNQRGISTEDAVSLIVNGYCKEVFNQLPMEFAVEAQKLLAISLEGSVG, from the coding sequence ATGTCAGACGACCAGAAAATACTGGACGATCTCGCGCAAAGCGAGTACAAGTGGGGCTTTGTCAGCAACATCGAGTCGGAAACGGCTCCGAAGGGTCTGAGCGAAGACATCGTTCGTTTCATTTCCATGAAGAAGAACGAACCGGAATGGTTGCTCGAATGGCGACTCAAAGCGTTCCGGCATTGGCAGACCATGGTTGAGCCGACCTGGCCCAATGTTCACTATCCGACGATCGACTTCCAGGACATCATCTACTATTCCGCTCCCAAGCAGAAAAAACAACTGAACAGCCTGGACGAATTGGATCCGGAAATCAAGTCGACCTTTGATAAACTGGGTATTTCGCTCGAAGAACAAAAACGACTCGCGGGAGTAGCCGTCGACGCGGTGATCGACAGTGTTTCGGTCAAGACCACCTTTCGGGAAACGCTTGCCGAATTAGGTATTGTCTTTTGCTCCTTCAGTGAAGCGGTGCACGACTATCCGGAACTGATCAAGAAGTATCTGGGATCGGTAGTTCCGCACACTGATAATTTCTACGCCGCGCTCAATTCCGCCGTTTTCAGCGACGGTTCTTTCTGTTATATCCCGAAAGGCGTCCGTTGTCCGATGGAGTTATCGACCTACTTCCGGATCAACGCTGCCGGCACGGGGCAGTTCGAGCGTACGCTGATCGTTGCCGACGAAGGCGCGTATGTGAGTTACCTCGAAGGATGCACAGCGCCCATGCGCGACGAGAACCAGTTGCACGCGGCGGTGGTCGAGATCTACGCGCACCGGGACGCGCAGGTGAAATATTCCACCGTCCAGAACTGGTACCCGGGCGACAAAGAAGGGCGAGGAGGTATCTACAATTTCGTCACCAAGCGCGGTCTGTGTGCGGAGGCGAATGCCAAGATATCCTGGACGCAGGTGGAGACCGGCTCAGCGATCACGTGGAAGTACCCGAGTGTCATCCTCAAAGGTGACAACAGCATCGGAGAATTTTATTCCGTTGCCGTAACGAACAACTACCAGCAAGCCGATACCGGCACGAAGATGATCCACCTCGGAAAGAATACCCGGAGCACGATCGTGTCAAAAGGAATCTCAGGCGGGCGCAGTCAGAACAGCTATCGGGGACTGGTGAAGATCAGCAAGAAAGCCGACAACGCCCGGAACTTCTCCCAATGCGATTCGCTGCTACTTGGCGATCGTTGCGGGGCGCACACCTTCCCGTACCTCGAAGTGCACAACAAGAATGCGAAAGTCGAGCACGAGGCGACGACCTCCAAAGTCGGCGAGGACCAGATCTTCTATTGTAACCAGCGTGGCATTTCCACCGAAGATGCCGTCAGCCTCATCGTGAACGGCTATTGCAAAGAAGTATTCAACCAGCTTCCGATGGAATTCGCCGTTGAAGCCCAGAAGTTGCTGGCGATATCGTTGGAGGGGTCGGTGGGGTGA
- a CDS encoding iron-sulfur cluster assembly accessory protein: MITVTERAKEKALELIKAENRPSDSFIRVGVAGGGCSGLTYELKFDNVTQPDDKVFEDKGMRIVCDKKSFLYLVGTQLDFSDGLNGKGFQFNNPNASRTCGCGESFAV, encoded by the coding sequence ATGATCACGGTAACCGAGCGGGCAAAAGAGAAAGCCCTGGAGTTGATCAAGGCAGAAAACCGGCCATCCGATTCCTTTATTCGGGTCGGCGTGGCTGGAGGGGGATGTTCGGGTTTGACCTACGAATTGAAATTCGATAACGTCACGCAGCCCGACGATAAGGTGTTCGAAGATAAGGGGATGAGGATCGTCTGCGATAAAAAGAGTTTCCTCTACCTGGTCGGAACGCAACTGGATTTTTCGGATGGATTGAACGGAAAAGGTTTCCAGTTCAACAATCCGAACGCTTCACGCACCTGCGGCTGCGGTGAAAGCTTCGCAGTCTGA
- a CDS encoding T9SS type A sorting domain-containing protein, giving the protein MASRLRRRTRQRQRMSPTLRWVAYSAAFFFLLAGGFFLIGNLGTSQDAVAGLGQHGAKTVTTSNTILNEYTALTNNASAGSTNIRVTSSSLNANGRFSAALEAGDLLMIVQMQGASISVADASTYGQISSYNNCGNFEFVQVASVPSGTQINLSTGLARSYSISGKVQVVRVPRYSSLTINSGASVTCPAWNGTTGGIVAIECNGATVINGSIDVSGKGFRGGATEQNTSTPGNSTIWRSTLDTDGAEKGESIAGPASSLSNGRYGRGAPANGGGGGNSHNGGGGGGANGGSTALWNGKGNPHNLNANWTTAWNLEAVGFALNTSSGGGRGGYSWSSNFNNPITTAPGNAAWAGDNRKNVGGYGGRPLTYAAGKIFMGGGGGAGDSNNNVGTPGGNGGGIVYLLSGSTVSGSGTINANGASVATSSGTPGDAGGGGGGGGTIFIYSYSATVTGLTLNANGGNGGSQNLNNGGEVEGNGGGGGGGYISTTNPVLLTRNVNGGTYGTTNAPPMVNFTANGATSGGAGTIVNNPTNPYTTPTALPIELKSFDANPESEGSVTLSWVTASEINNDYFTLERSTDGMHYSVINKQPGAGNSTTERYYSFTDTEPDDGDNFYRLTQTDYDGKFETFDPVHVYVKNKNASGAAIANAYPNPFSDRFEVNMKGVLDSRGELTLVNSGGVTIRSIPIGPDDISRTQAFDNLEGLPSGLYILYLTDAEGKNASMVKLVKR; this is encoded by the coding sequence ATGGCCTCCCGACTCCGTCGCAGAACCCGTCAACGCCAGCGCATGAGCCCTACCCTTCGGTGGGTAGCTTACAGTGCGGCATTCTTTTTCCTGCTAGCAGGTGGCTTCTTCCTGATCGGCAACCTGGGTACTTCTCAGGATGCAGTGGCCGGTCTGGGACAACACGGTGCCAAGACCGTTACTACTTCGAATACTATCCTGAACGAATACACGGCCCTGACCAATAATGCTTCTGCCGGTTCGACCAATATCCGGGTGACCAGTTCATCTTTGAATGCCAATGGCAGGTTCAGTGCCGCTCTGGAAGCAGGCGACCTTTTGATGATCGTGCAGATGCAAGGAGCCAGTATCAGCGTCGCGGATGCCTCCACCTACGGTCAGATTAGCAGCTACAACAATTGCGGGAACTTCGAATTTGTTCAGGTGGCCAGCGTTCCAAGCGGTACACAGATCAACTTATCCACGGGTCTTGCCCGTTCCTATAGTATTTCGGGTAAAGTACAGGTGGTTCGAGTACCACGCTATTCTTCACTGACCATCAACTCAGGTGCCAGCGTTACCTGTCCTGCGTGGAACGGAACCACCGGCGGTATCGTGGCAATCGAATGCAACGGCGCTACGGTCATCAACGGCAGCATCGATGTTTCCGGAAAAGGATTCCGCGGCGGTGCAACCGAACAAAACACATCTACTCCTGGCAATTCAACGATCTGGCGATCCACCCTGGATACCGACGGCGCAGAAAAAGGTGAGAGCATCGCCGGTCCTGCCAGCAGCCTTTCCAACGGCCGCTATGGCCGTGGCGCTCCTGCCAATGGCGGTGGCGGCGGCAACTCCCACAACGGCGGCGGTGGCGGCGGCGCTAACGGTGGCAGCACGGCCCTCTGGAATGGAAAAGGCAATCCACACAACCTCAACGCCAACTGGACCACCGCCTGGAACCTCGAAGCGGTTGGCTTTGCTCTCAATACTTCAAGCGGAGGCGGACGTGGCGGTTACTCCTGGTCCAGCAACTTCAACAACCCGATCACCACTGCCCCCGGTAATGCTGCCTGGGCAGGCGACAACCGCAAGAACGTGGGTGGTTATGGCGGTCGCCCGCTCACCTATGCTGCCGGAAAAATTTTCATGGGCGGCGGCGGTGGAGCCGGTGATTCGAATAACAACGTCGGCACTCCGGGTGGCAACGGCGGCGGAATCGTTTACTTGTTGAGCGGTTCAACTGTTAGCGGCAGCGGTACCATCAACGCGAACGGCGCTTCTGTCGCTACGTCCTCGGGAACTCCTGGTGATGCAGGCGGCGGCGGCGGCGGCGGCGGAACCATTTTCATCTACAGCTACAGCGCTACGGTAACAGGACTTACCCTCAATGCCAACGGCGGCAATGGCGGAAGCCAGAACCTCAACAACGGCGGCGAAGTGGAAGGCAACGGCGGCGGCGGCGGCGGCGGATACATCAGCACGACCAACCCTGTACTTCTGACCAGAAACGTAAATGGCGGCACATATGGCACAACGAACGCTCCGCCCATGGTGAACTTCACCGCCAACGGGGCCACTTCGGGAGGCGCAGGAACCATCGTGAATAATCCAACCAATCCGTACACGACTCCCACCGCCCTGCCGATCGAACTGAAATCCTTCGACGCGAATCCGGAAAGCGAAGGAAGCGTCACGCTGAGCTGGGTCACGGCTTCGGAGATCAACAACGACTACTTTACACTTGAACGCAGTACCGACGGTATGCATTACTCCGTCATCAACAAGCAACCCGGTGCCGGCAATTCCACCACCGAACGCTATTACAGTTTTACCGATACGGAACCGGATGACGGCGATAATTTCTACCGGTTAACGCAAACAGACTACGACGGCAAATTCGAAACGTTCGACCCGGTCCATGTCTATGTAAAGAATAAAAATGCCTCCGGTGCGGCGATCGCCAACGCCTATCCCAATCCGTTCAGTGATCGCTTCGAAGTAAACATGAAAGGGGTGTTGGATTCACGCGGTGAACTCACCCTGGTGAACAGCGGCGGCGTCACGATTCGCAGTATTCCCATCGGACCCGACGACATTTCCCGTACCCAGGCGTTCGACAACCTCGAGGGTCTGCCTTCCGGTCTCTACATCCTCTACCTCACCGACGCCGAAGGCAAAAACGCGTCGATGGTGAAGCTGGTGAAGCGTTGA